In a genomic window of Phyllostomus discolor isolate MPI-MPIP mPhyDis1 chromosome 5, mPhyDis1.pri.v3, whole genome shotgun sequence:
- the LOC114496863 gene encoding LOW QUALITY PROTEIN: uncharacterized protein LOC114496863 (The sequence of the model RefSeq protein was modified relative to this genomic sequence to represent the inferred CDS: deleted 2 bases in 1 codon), with translation MACCGLSSVTGLCGLAPSFLPPRLWAEALEGSPPRFPPVHSKNMAATPSSLWARATHDYDMRTAGSPPGNSSCGGAKHLGEAIPHYPGLPKANPGPWWVSFLFGKSTVPFTATVLGSPGHAEFPRASSSTVTCDLARAATRKQPGGQPSKANASPILSGHHQPPDFQALGPFESPTLPLLLYSFPRSSPPLTGEAGCSKQKQWALLYQNINTPKKVGGAPLFTVQATRRLPDAP, from the exons ATGGCCTGCTGTGGTCTCTCCTCTGTAACTGGGCTCTGTGGCCTAGCGCCCTCATTCCTGCCACCCCGATTATGGGCCGAGGCCCTCGAGGGGTCACCACCGAGGTTTCCACCGGTCCACAGCAAGAACATGGCAGCCACCCCCTCCAGCCTCTGGGCTCGGGCCACCCACGACTACGACATGCGCACTGCC GGCTCCCCTCCCGGGAACAGCTCCTGTGGAGGTGCCAAGCACCTCGGGGAAGCCATCCCCCACTACCCTGGTCTCCCCAAGGCCaacccaggtccctggtgggtgAGCTTCCTTTTTGGGAAGTCCACTGTCCCGTTCACGGCCACTGTGTTGGGGTCCCCGGGACATGCGGAATTTCCCCGGGCCTCCAGCAGCACGGTCACCTGTGACCTGGCTCGGGCAGCCACCAGGAAGCAGCCTGGTGGCCAGCCGAGCAAAGCCAACGCCAGCCCCATCCTGAGTGGCCACCACCAGCCACCAGACTTCCAGGCACTAGGCCCTTTTGagtcccccaccctgcccctcctgctctaTTCCTTCCCCCGCTCCTCACCTCCCCTCACAGGTGAGGCCGGCTGCAGCAAGCAGAAACAGTGGGCTCTCTTATACCAAAACATCAACACACCAAAGAAAGTGGGGGGAGCCCCACTCTTCACTGTCCAAGCCACACGGAGGCTTCCTGATGCCCCATAA